A region of Zeugodacus cucurbitae isolate PBARC_wt_2022May chromosome 5, idZeuCucr1.2, whole genome shotgun sequence DNA encodes the following proteins:
- the LOC105211759 gene encoding maestro heat-like repeat-containing protein family member 1 isoform X3 produces the protein MDRHSKGNGSGGDGGTPDKPSILEGILHNLFEGLIDKDETVRTAIKSSLVKILETHPARAVDTLVEYREKNPKLPEQTVIILLKAIERVVNSDTPIPSEANKKLITLAIEELTRSADHQPLIQEHALTILVAIGRNNECKAVMEALMAHTKEGAVAHFMIMQCLGAMATANVAGVVPFIKPILATILPNLGGIKHDHIKQAHAYALGHFSEALLEQSTAHGAAAADSATTEETQSAEVQSAEAPTDCSTEISVAYDVLFNQWLHTREPKVCVEILQALSSMYPLLPVDKIQDQSSRLIPQILALYRRSIERNSVTQFLSSVLKTNITVQPSLLDPVAEQLISNLFDLVCVFPDYEKPQTVKGHYEVLRCFHLLSGIYATKIVDTLLIHLRNNSERDRIKSLLILTHLMNTSTANIGDKLQGFLECLKPMILSEKGIKMKMTLLKAIVALSQKGFIKEKEFVWFVVRYSCKYAKVNQEHGSLEEHANFVLSCENSLFMLSSTAGTMDELLKRELLNYFVLLDYTDVCSNLAKCLGSLFAKSPNIEYEIAADDEAEEKKDAAGEEHAKEGGHTNVKSGKIIVPCPESIFARCLALLGNFHSIKRSSNILTFLKYYYPHLNPELNTLWDKHIPDLMLHINKESVFSRKLIEFISETVEYLNTRDENFAERLVNKISDQMNLYPITTPHLEFVMPTMTTERGMLMKSLALALCFVTEPQTVNAKIDSIITAARQEKLDKHIKHAEYEQKIAPCALALGYISRKHLMHLIKKLAELAHIGGRKHSTGFFSNLHFIKDTHKEQELYKTNLLVIKSFGHILDESDPMQSLQNLDDTILNFLILQLTGTKDQTIMSAILKTLLSICNQIIATKEELTAPLKYRKQIMEAVFSIPIEAPFNDLPLLPTILKLGTDFIRIGGVDPTESVDGSVIFEIACKNFFTCAQHLKIKFDSPEEDERNSFLAKHLNESLPELNALAKAIIETDPSPSTLDLIISILETWTRDKNSEVRICASHVFNNGLEVYIKSMKIGCEAPSKFNQTGQMLGKIVPRCIDSNGTVRQVSVDILQKTLEISCIYETLTIADSETDWVKEIDLVKEQIITDDPKLIYNLAGEIAKIIALRMSNFQYLQFCKTLLQGLRDPEQSSSIGASVVLKFFIQHKGSELFHAIPDLVKDSLSAVRDCEINRARSGVLKALVALTKHHPKLVCFEMLTQPLPYESNIVEYWHLIANDSELTAALLENFLQILNSSCLYEPSESTASERQKIASIQPFAIFCALKEIMPCKDIKEELRKKFPELFTMLLTSLATYTNLAAPMHTGGHSPTQQGTNASTSSLATAASSTKSKFGFVPNKDLVKLNPCQIVLDTFQAFLGNLEMEQIATVLTVHTQLANSTDLKNYIELLTPIAIGLVNQLEISSSTMKQVVTALSKYVASPYDGQRIAAVGLFSRLVPLKPCGEISSVIMLHLSSALSDPNAVVRGLSIQGLGYVGNLTEHDIEKYTETAVTALLKGIDDPVSDCLINIPLESMRGLARILQTLPSDRLESFHVSLAIRIRPFFGSYSIEIREASIILFGDLCESKKSYERDGNISPNASSTEALREQLIANLFPILLHLSEGEAAIIRACKGTLRKVCGLLNAPKVNEMAQRHLIDHGQLNYGVFIVDFVKLIAMDLPAHIQDFIDSAIPKLRSQWAEVRGSAAIVIGILHNFLPERNNQTESVGNKLAVLLKDENHFVRVKAATALGYFFGDI, from the exons ATGGACCGCCATAGTAAGGGGAATGGGAGTGGAGGCGATGGTGGCACGCCAGACAAGCCATCTATTTTGGAAG gcATTTTGCACAACCTTTTCGAAGGACTAATCGACAAGGATGAGACCGTGCGCACGGCCATTAAAAGTTCGCTCGTAAAAATACTGGAGACACATCCGGCGCGCGCCGTCGACACACTTGTGGAGTATCGCGAGAAGAATCCGAAGTTGCCGGAACAAACAGTTATCATATTGCTAAA AGCCATCGAGCGTGTGGTCAACTCAGACACACCAATTCCCTCGGAGGCGAATAAGAAACTCATTACTTTGGCAATTGAAGAGCTGACGCGCTCGGCCGATCATCAGCCACTAATACAAGAACACGCGCTCACCATACTAGTGGCCATCGGACGTAATAACGAATGCAAGGCGGTGATGGAAGCGCTAATGGCGCACACCAAAGAGGGTGCTGTGGCGCATTTCATGATCATGCAGTGTCTGGGCGCCATGGCAACGGCTAATGTAGCTGGTGTGGTGCCTTTCATCAAGCCAATACTAGCAACCATATTGCCTAATCTGGGTGGCATCAAACATGATCACATCAAGCAGGCGCATGCCTATG CTCTCGGTCACTTCAGCGAAGCGCTGCTCGAGCAGTCGACGGCACATGGCGCAGCTGCTGCTGATAGTGCCACCACTGAAGAAACACAGTCCGCGGAGGTTCAGTCAGCAGAAGCACCAACGGATTGCAGCACCGAAATCTCTGTGGCCTACGATGTACTCTTCAACCAGTGGCTGCATACGCGTGAGCCCAAAGTTTGCGTAGAAATTTTGCAAGCGCTATCCTCAATGTATCCGCTGTTGCCGGTGGATAAGATACAGGATCAGTCATCGCGTCTGATACCGCAAATACTGGCGCTCTATCGGCGTTCCATTGAGCGCAATTCGGTCACGCAATTTCTCTCCTCGGTGTTGAAAACCAATATCACAGTGCAGCCTTCACTTTTAGACCCCGTAGCCGAACAGTTAATATCGAATCTCTTCGATTTGGTTTGCGTTTTCCCCGACTACGAGAAGCCTCAGACGGTTAAGGGTCACTATGAAGTGTTGCGTTGCTTTCATCTCCTCTCCGGCatttatgcaacgaaaattgtcgACACCCTTCTCATACATTTGCGCAATAATAGCGAGCGCGATCGCATTAAATCACTGCTAATACTCACACATCTTATGAATACGTCCACGGCGAATATAGGCGATAAGCTGCAGGGCTTCTTGGAGTGCCTCAAACCAATGATACTCTCGGAGAAAGGCATCAAAATGAAGATGACGCTGCTGAAGGCAATAGTGGCGCTCTCGCAGAAGGGCTTCATCAAGGAGAAGGAGTTCGTCTGGTTTGTGGTGCGTTACAGTTGCAAATACGCGAAGGTCAACCAAGAGCACGGCTCTCTCGAAGAGCACGCCAACTTCGTGTTGTCCTGTGAGAATTCGCTCTTCATGCTCTCCTCCACGGCCGGCACCATGGATGAGCTGTTGAAGCGCGAACTCTTGAACTATTTCGTCTTGTTGGACTACACCGACGTCTGCTCGAATTTGGCCAAGTGTCTGGGCAGCTTGTTCGCCAAATCGccaaatatcgaatatgagattGCCGCCGACGATGAGGCAGAGGAAAAGAAAGACGCCGCTGGCGAAGAGCACGCCAAGGAGGGTGGTCATACGAATGTTAAAAGCGGCAAGATTATTGTGCCGTGTCCGGAGTCCATATTTGCGCGTTGTCTTGCACTGCTCGGCAATTTCCATAGCATAAAACGCTCTTCGAACATTTTGACATTCTTAAAATACTATTATCCGCATTTGAATCCTGAGCTGAATACGCTCTGGGACAAGCATATACCCGATCTGATGCTGCACATCAACAAGGAATCCGTTTTCTCACGCAAACTCATCGAGTTCATAAGCGAGACCGTTGAGTACCTGAATACGCGCGATGAAAATTTCGCCGAACGTTTGGTGAACAAAATCTCCGACCAAATGAATCTCTATCCCATTACCACACCGCACCTGGAATTCGTCATGCCCACCATGACGACTGAGCGCGGCATGCTAATGAAATCGCTCGCCTTGGCGCTGTGCTTTGTCACCGAGCCGCAGACTGTAAATGCGAAAATCGACTCGATCATCACCGCAGCGCGCCAGGAGAAGCTCGACAAGCACATAAAGCATGCCGAGTACGAGCAGAAAATTGCGCCATGCGCGCTCGCATTGGGCTACATCTCACGCAAGCACTTAATGCATCTCATCAAGAAGTTAGCGGAGCTCGCGCACATCGGCGGTCGTAAGCATTCGACGGGTTTCTTCAGCAATCTGCATTTCATCAAGGATACACATAAAGAGCAGGAATTGTACAAGACGAATTTGCTGGTGATTAAGTCGTTCGGACACATTTTGGATGAGTCGGATCCCATGCAATCGCTGCAGAACCTCGATGATACAATACTCAACTTTCTGATACTGCAACTGACTGGTACTAAGGATCAAACCATTATGTCGGCCATACTGAAGACGCTACTGAGCATCTGTAATCAGATCATTGCAACTAAGGAGGAACTCACCGCGCCACTCAAGTACCGTAAACAGATAATGGAGGCCGTGTTTAGCATACCGATTGAGGCGCCCTTTAACGATCTGCCGCTGCTGCCGACAATTTTGAAACTCGGCACGGATTTCATACGCATTG GTGGCGTCGACCCCACAGAGTCTGTCGATGGCAGTGTCATCTTCGAGATTGCTTGTAAGAATTTCTTTACATGCGCTCagcatttaaaaatcaaattcgaCTCACCTGAAGAGGATGAGCGCAATAGTTTTCTGGCAAAACATTTAAACGAATCGCTTCCGGAATTGAATGCGCTCGCCAAGGCGATCATAGAAACGGATCCCTCACCGTCCACGCTCGATTTGATCATATCGATTTTGGAGACATGGACCCGGGATAAAAACTCTGAAGTGCGTATATGTGCATCGCATGTTTTCAATAACGGTCTGGAGGTGTATATAAAATCAATGAAGATCGGCTGTGAGGCGCCGTCGAAATTCAATCAGACCGGCCAGATGTTGGGTAAAATCGTGCCACGCTGCATCGACTCGAATGGCACGGTGCGTCAGGTGTCCGTGGACATTTTGCAGAAGACACTTGAAATCTCTTGTATCTATGAGACGCTAACGATTGCCGATAGCGAAACGGATTGGGTGAAGGAGATCGATTTGGTGAAGGAGCAGATTATAACCGATGATCCGAAGTTGATCTACAATTTGGCCGGCGAAATTGCGAAAATCATCGCACTGCGTATGTCCAATTTTCAGTATTTACAGTTTTG CAAAACCTTGCTACAAGGTTTACGGGACCCAGAGCAGAGCTCTTCGATTGGAGCTTCGGTGGTATTGAAATTTTTCATCCAACACAAAGGTTCTGAATTATTCCACGCCATACCGGATCTCGTAAAGGACAGTTTGAGC GCTGTGCGTGACTGTGAAATCAATCGTGCGCGTTCGGGTGTACTAAAAGCGCTCGTAGCGTTGACGAAACATCATCCGAAGCTCGTGTGCTTCGAAATGCTGACACAGCCCTTACCGTATGAgag CAACATTGTCGAATACTGGCATCTCATTGCCAACGACTCCGAGCTGACCGCTGCATTGCTGGAGAATTTCCTACAAATACTAAACTCTTCGTGTCTCTACGAGCCGAGTGAGTCGACAGCAAGTGAACGTCAGAAAATCGCCAGCATACAACCATTCGCTATTTTCTGCGCGCTTAAAGAGATTATGCCCTGCAAGGATATCAAAGAG GAATTGCGTAAGAAGTTCCCCGAACTCTTCACCATGCTCCTAACCTCACTGGCTACCTACACGAACCTCGCGGCACCCATGCATACCGGCGGTCATTCGCCAACCCAACAGGGTACCAACGCCTCTACCAGTTCACTCGCAACGGCCGCTTCGTCCACGAAGTCGAAGTTCGGTTTTGTGCCGAATAAAGATCTGGTCAAATTGAATCCCTGTCAAATCGTATTGGATACATTTCAAGCATTCCTTGGCAATTTGGAGATGGAACAGATAGCTACAGTGCTCACAGTGCACACGCAGCTGGCTAACAGCACCGACTTGAAGAACTATATTGAGCTGCTGACACCCATAGCCATCGGCTTGGTCAACCAATTGGAAATCTCATCGAGCACCATGAAGCAGGTCGTCACTGCGTTGAGCAAATACGTCGCATCGCCATATGATGGACAACGCATTGCGGCGGTGGGGTTATTCTCACGTCTGGTACCACTCAAGCCATGCGGTGAGATATCTTCGGTCATTATGTTGCACTTGAGCTCGGCGCTGAGTGATCCGAATGCGGTGGTGCGTGGCTTGAGCATACAGGGTTTAGGTTATGTGGGTAATCTGACGGAGCATGATATTGAAAAGTATACGGAAACGGCAGTCACCGCATTGCTGAAGGGCATCGATGATCCCGTGAG TGACTGCCTCATAAATATTCCGCTCGAGAGCATGCGCGGCTTAGCACGCATTTTACAAACGTTGCCCAGTGATCGCTTGGAGTCTTTTCATGTCTCTCTCGCTATACGCATACGTCCATTCTTCGGCAGTTATTCCATCGAAATACGCGAAGCATCCATCATACTCTTCGGTGATCTCTGCGAGTCGAAGAAGTCTTATGAGCGAGACGGCAACATATCGCCGAATGCTTCATCCACCGAGGCTTTACGTGAGCAGTTGATTGCCAATCTCTTTCCTATACTGCTGCACTTGAGCGAGGGCGAAGCGGCTATTATACGA GCTTGCAAGGGCACTTTGCGCAAAGTTTGTGGTTTATTGAATGCGCCGAAAGTGAATGAGATGGCTCAGCGTCACCTCATCGATCACGGCCAGTTGAATTATGGTGTTTTCATTGTGGATTTTGTGAAACTAATT GCCATGGATTTACCCGCGCATATACAAGACTTTATTGACTCGGCCATACCGAAATTGCGCAGCCAATGGGCCGAGGTGCGTGGCAGCGCCGCCATTGTTATAG GTATTTTACACAATTTCCTGCCGGAGCGCAATAATCAAACCGAGTCTGTGGGCAATAAGCTGGCTGTGCTGCTAAAGGATGAAAATCATTTTGTACGCGTGAAGGCCGCTACCGCTTTAGGCTATTTCTTTGGTGATATTTGA
- the LOC105211759 gene encoding maestro heat-like repeat-containing protein family member 1 isoform X1 — protein sequence MLDFITAKLLPHNTRGKRRRARRQHRALQIFTQWNLSGILHNLFEGLIDKDETVRTAIKSSLVKILETHPARAVDTLVEYREKNPKLPEQTVIILLKAIERVVNSDTPIPSEANKKLITLAIEELTRSADHQPLIQEHALTILVAIGRNNECKAVMEALMAHTKEGAVAHFMIMQCLGAMATANVAGVVPFIKPILATILPNLGGIKHDHIKQAHAYALGHFSEALLEQSTAHGAAAADSATTEETQSAEVQSAEAPTDCSTEISVAYDVLFNQWLHTREPKVCVEILQALSSMYPLLPVDKIQDQSSRLIPQILALYRRSIERNSVTQFLSSVLKTNITVQPSLLDPVAEQLISNLFDLVCVFPDYEKPQTVKGHYEVLRCFHLLSGIYATKIVDTLLIHLRNNSERDRIKSLLILTHLMNTSTANIGDKLQGFLECLKPMILSEKGIKMKMTLLKAIVALSQKGFIKEKEFVWFVVRYSCKYAKVNQEHGSLEEHANFVLSCENSLFMLSSTAGTMDELLKRELLNYFVLLDYTDVCSNLAKCLGSLFAKSPNIEYEIAADDEAEEKKDAAGEEHAKEGGHTNVKSGKIIVPCPESIFARCLALLGNFHSIKRSSNILTFLKYYYPHLNPELNTLWDKHIPDLMLHINKESVFSRKLIEFISETVEYLNTRDENFAERLVNKISDQMNLYPITTPHLEFVMPTMTTERGMLMKSLALALCFVTEPQTVNAKIDSIITAARQEKLDKHIKHAEYEQKIAPCALALGYISRKHLMHLIKKLAELAHIGGRKHSTGFFSNLHFIKDTHKEQELYKTNLLVIKSFGHILDESDPMQSLQNLDDTILNFLILQLTGTKDQTIMSAILKTLLSICNQIIATKEELTAPLKYRKQIMEAVFSIPIEAPFNDLPLLPTILKLGTDFIRIGGVDPTESVDGSVIFEIACKNFFTCAQHLKIKFDSPEEDERNSFLAKHLNESLPELNALAKAIIETDPSPSTLDLIISILETWTRDKNSEVRICASHVFNNGLEVYIKSMKIGCEAPSKFNQTGQMLGKIVPRCIDSNGTVRQVSVDILQKTLEISCIYETLTIADSETDWVKEIDLVKEQIITDDPKLIYNLAGEIAKIIALRMSNFQYLQFCKTLLQGLRDPEQSSSIGASVVLKFFIQHKGSELFHAIPDLVKDSLSAVRDCEINRARSGVLKALVALTKHHPKLVCFEMLTQPLPYESNIVEYWHLIANDSELTAALLENFLQILNSSCLYEPSESTASERQKIASIQPFAIFCALKEIMPCKDIKEELRKKFPELFTMLLTSLATYTNLAAPMHTGGHSPTQQGTNASTSSLATAASSTKSKFGFVPNKDLVKLNPCQIVLDTFQAFLGNLEMEQIATVLTVHTQLANSTDLKNYIELLTPIAIGLVNQLEISSSTMKQVVTALSKYVASPYDGQRIAAVGLFSRLVPLKPCGEISSVIMLHLSSALSDPNAVVRGLSIQGLGYVGNLTEHDIEKYTETAVTALLKGIDDPVSDCLINIPLESMRGLARILQTLPSDRLESFHVSLAIRIRPFFGSYSIEIREASIILFGDLCESKKSYERDGNISPNASSTEALREQLIANLFPILLHLSEGEAAIIRACKGTLRKVCGLLNAPKVNEMAQRHLIDHGQLNYGVFIVDFVKLIAMDLPAHIQDFIDSAIPKLRSQWAEVRGSAAIVIGILHNFLPERNNQTESVGNKLAVLLKDENHFVRVKAATALGYFFGDI from the exons ATGTTGGATTTCATAACGGCAAAACTTTTGCCGCACAACACACGCGGAAAGCGCAGGAGAGCGCGACGCCAGCACAGAgcacttcaaatatttacacaatggAATCTGAGCG gcATTTTGCACAACCTTTTCGAAGGACTAATCGACAAGGATGAGACCGTGCGCACGGCCATTAAAAGTTCGCTCGTAAAAATACTGGAGACACATCCGGCGCGCGCCGTCGACACACTTGTGGAGTATCGCGAGAAGAATCCGAAGTTGCCGGAACAAACAGTTATCATATTGCTAAA AGCCATCGAGCGTGTGGTCAACTCAGACACACCAATTCCCTCGGAGGCGAATAAGAAACTCATTACTTTGGCAATTGAAGAGCTGACGCGCTCGGCCGATCATCAGCCACTAATACAAGAACACGCGCTCACCATACTAGTGGCCATCGGACGTAATAACGAATGCAAGGCGGTGATGGAAGCGCTAATGGCGCACACCAAAGAGGGTGCTGTGGCGCATTTCATGATCATGCAGTGTCTGGGCGCCATGGCAACGGCTAATGTAGCTGGTGTGGTGCCTTTCATCAAGCCAATACTAGCAACCATATTGCCTAATCTGGGTGGCATCAAACATGATCACATCAAGCAGGCGCATGCCTATG CTCTCGGTCACTTCAGCGAAGCGCTGCTCGAGCAGTCGACGGCACATGGCGCAGCTGCTGCTGATAGTGCCACCACTGAAGAAACACAGTCCGCGGAGGTTCAGTCAGCAGAAGCACCAACGGATTGCAGCACCGAAATCTCTGTGGCCTACGATGTACTCTTCAACCAGTGGCTGCATACGCGTGAGCCCAAAGTTTGCGTAGAAATTTTGCAAGCGCTATCCTCAATGTATCCGCTGTTGCCGGTGGATAAGATACAGGATCAGTCATCGCGTCTGATACCGCAAATACTGGCGCTCTATCGGCGTTCCATTGAGCGCAATTCGGTCACGCAATTTCTCTCCTCGGTGTTGAAAACCAATATCACAGTGCAGCCTTCACTTTTAGACCCCGTAGCCGAACAGTTAATATCGAATCTCTTCGATTTGGTTTGCGTTTTCCCCGACTACGAGAAGCCTCAGACGGTTAAGGGTCACTATGAAGTGTTGCGTTGCTTTCATCTCCTCTCCGGCatttatgcaacgaaaattgtcgACACCCTTCTCATACATTTGCGCAATAATAGCGAGCGCGATCGCATTAAATCACTGCTAATACTCACACATCTTATGAATACGTCCACGGCGAATATAGGCGATAAGCTGCAGGGCTTCTTGGAGTGCCTCAAACCAATGATACTCTCGGAGAAAGGCATCAAAATGAAGATGACGCTGCTGAAGGCAATAGTGGCGCTCTCGCAGAAGGGCTTCATCAAGGAGAAGGAGTTCGTCTGGTTTGTGGTGCGTTACAGTTGCAAATACGCGAAGGTCAACCAAGAGCACGGCTCTCTCGAAGAGCACGCCAACTTCGTGTTGTCCTGTGAGAATTCGCTCTTCATGCTCTCCTCCACGGCCGGCACCATGGATGAGCTGTTGAAGCGCGAACTCTTGAACTATTTCGTCTTGTTGGACTACACCGACGTCTGCTCGAATTTGGCCAAGTGTCTGGGCAGCTTGTTCGCCAAATCGccaaatatcgaatatgagattGCCGCCGACGATGAGGCAGAGGAAAAGAAAGACGCCGCTGGCGAAGAGCACGCCAAGGAGGGTGGTCATACGAATGTTAAAAGCGGCAAGATTATTGTGCCGTGTCCGGAGTCCATATTTGCGCGTTGTCTTGCACTGCTCGGCAATTTCCATAGCATAAAACGCTCTTCGAACATTTTGACATTCTTAAAATACTATTATCCGCATTTGAATCCTGAGCTGAATACGCTCTGGGACAAGCATATACCCGATCTGATGCTGCACATCAACAAGGAATCCGTTTTCTCACGCAAACTCATCGAGTTCATAAGCGAGACCGTTGAGTACCTGAATACGCGCGATGAAAATTTCGCCGAACGTTTGGTGAACAAAATCTCCGACCAAATGAATCTCTATCCCATTACCACACCGCACCTGGAATTCGTCATGCCCACCATGACGACTGAGCGCGGCATGCTAATGAAATCGCTCGCCTTGGCGCTGTGCTTTGTCACCGAGCCGCAGACTGTAAATGCGAAAATCGACTCGATCATCACCGCAGCGCGCCAGGAGAAGCTCGACAAGCACATAAAGCATGCCGAGTACGAGCAGAAAATTGCGCCATGCGCGCTCGCATTGGGCTACATCTCACGCAAGCACTTAATGCATCTCATCAAGAAGTTAGCGGAGCTCGCGCACATCGGCGGTCGTAAGCATTCGACGGGTTTCTTCAGCAATCTGCATTTCATCAAGGATACACATAAAGAGCAGGAATTGTACAAGACGAATTTGCTGGTGATTAAGTCGTTCGGACACATTTTGGATGAGTCGGATCCCATGCAATCGCTGCAGAACCTCGATGATACAATACTCAACTTTCTGATACTGCAACTGACTGGTACTAAGGATCAAACCATTATGTCGGCCATACTGAAGACGCTACTGAGCATCTGTAATCAGATCATTGCAACTAAGGAGGAACTCACCGCGCCACTCAAGTACCGTAAACAGATAATGGAGGCCGTGTTTAGCATACCGATTGAGGCGCCCTTTAACGATCTGCCGCTGCTGCCGACAATTTTGAAACTCGGCACGGATTTCATACGCATTG GTGGCGTCGACCCCACAGAGTCTGTCGATGGCAGTGTCATCTTCGAGATTGCTTGTAAGAATTTCTTTACATGCGCTCagcatttaaaaatcaaattcgaCTCACCTGAAGAGGATGAGCGCAATAGTTTTCTGGCAAAACATTTAAACGAATCGCTTCCGGAATTGAATGCGCTCGCCAAGGCGATCATAGAAACGGATCCCTCACCGTCCACGCTCGATTTGATCATATCGATTTTGGAGACATGGACCCGGGATAAAAACTCTGAAGTGCGTATATGTGCATCGCATGTTTTCAATAACGGTCTGGAGGTGTATATAAAATCAATGAAGATCGGCTGTGAGGCGCCGTCGAAATTCAATCAGACCGGCCAGATGTTGGGTAAAATCGTGCCACGCTGCATCGACTCGAATGGCACGGTGCGTCAGGTGTCCGTGGACATTTTGCAGAAGACACTTGAAATCTCTTGTATCTATGAGACGCTAACGATTGCCGATAGCGAAACGGATTGGGTGAAGGAGATCGATTTGGTGAAGGAGCAGATTATAACCGATGATCCGAAGTTGATCTACAATTTGGCCGGCGAAATTGCGAAAATCATCGCACTGCGTATGTCCAATTTTCAGTATTTACAGTTTTG CAAAACCTTGCTACAAGGTTTACGGGACCCAGAGCAGAGCTCTTCGATTGGAGCTTCGGTGGTATTGAAATTTTTCATCCAACACAAAGGTTCTGAATTATTCCACGCCATACCGGATCTCGTAAAGGACAGTTTGAGC GCTGTGCGTGACTGTGAAATCAATCGTGCGCGTTCGGGTGTACTAAAAGCGCTCGTAGCGTTGACGAAACATCATCCGAAGCTCGTGTGCTTCGAAATGCTGACACAGCCCTTACCGTATGAgag CAACATTGTCGAATACTGGCATCTCATTGCCAACGACTCCGAGCTGACCGCTGCATTGCTGGAGAATTTCCTACAAATACTAAACTCTTCGTGTCTCTACGAGCCGAGTGAGTCGACAGCAAGTGAACGTCAGAAAATCGCCAGCATACAACCATTCGCTATTTTCTGCGCGCTTAAAGAGATTATGCCCTGCAAGGATATCAAAGAG GAATTGCGTAAGAAGTTCCCCGAACTCTTCACCATGCTCCTAACCTCACTGGCTACCTACACGAACCTCGCGGCACCCATGCATACCGGCGGTCATTCGCCAACCCAACAGGGTACCAACGCCTCTACCAGTTCACTCGCAACGGCCGCTTCGTCCACGAAGTCGAAGTTCGGTTTTGTGCCGAATAAAGATCTGGTCAAATTGAATCCCTGTCAAATCGTATTGGATACATTTCAAGCATTCCTTGGCAATTTGGAGATGGAACAGATAGCTACAGTGCTCACAGTGCACACGCAGCTGGCTAACAGCACCGACTTGAAGAACTATATTGAGCTGCTGACACCCATAGCCATCGGCTTGGTCAACCAATTGGAAATCTCATCGAGCACCATGAAGCAGGTCGTCACTGCGTTGAGCAAATACGTCGCATCGCCATATGATGGACAACGCATTGCGGCGGTGGGGTTATTCTCACGTCTGGTACCACTCAAGCCATGCGGTGAGATATCTTCGGTCATTATGTTGCACTTGAGCTCGGCGCTGAGTGATCCGAATGCGGTGGTGCGTGGCTTGAGCATACAGGGTTTAGGTTATGTGGGTAATCTGACGGAGCATGATATTGAAAAGTATACGGAAACGGCAGTCACCGCATTGCTGAAGGGCATCGATGATCCCGTGAG TGACTGCCTCATAAATATTCCGCTCGAGAGCATGCGCGGCTTAGCACGCATTTTACAAACGTTGCCCAGTGATCGCTTGGAGTCTTTTCATGTCTCTCTCGCTATACGCATACGTCCATTCTTCGGCAGTTATTCCATCGAAATACGCGAAGCATCCATCATACTCTTCGGTGATCTCTGCGAGTCGAAGAAGTCTTATGAGCGAGACGGCAACATATCGCCGAATGCTTCATCCACCGAGGCTTTACGTGAGCAGTTGATTGCCAATCTCTTTCCTATACTGCTGCACTTGAGCGAGGGCGAAGCGGCTATTATACGA GCTTGCAAGGGCACTTTGCGCAAAGTTTGTGGTTTATTGAATGCGCCGAAAGTGAATGAGATGGCTCAGCGTCACCTCATCGATCACGGCCAGTTGAATTATGGTGTTTTCATTGTGGATTTTGTGAAACTAATT GCCATGGATTTACCCGCGCATATACAAGACTTTATTGACTCGGCCATACCGAAATTGCGCAGCCAATGGGCCGAGGTGCGTGGCAGCGCCGCCATTGTTATAG GTATTTTACACAATTTCCTGCCGGAGCGCAATAATCAAACCGAGTCTGTGGGCAATAAGCTGGCTGTGCTGCTAAAGGATGAAAATCATTTTGTACGCGTGAAGGCCGCTACCGCTTTAGGCTATTTCTTTGGTGATATTTGA